The Blastococcus sp. HT6-4 genome window below encodes:
- the flhA gene encoding flagellar biosynthesis protein FlhA has translation MKGLGKAAVPIGVVSIVLMLVVPLPAALLDLLLGLNITVSLLILLVAMQIRKPLDFAVFPSLLLVATLFRLSLNVSSTRLVLTDGYAGKVIEAFGHFVIGGSLIVGLVVFLILTIVQFVVITNGAGRVAEVGARFTLDAMPGKQMAIDADLNAGLINEAQARRRRHEVTAEADFYGSMDGASKFVKGDAIAGIVVTLVNLIGGFAIGVMQRGMAPGEAVSTFSLLTVGDGLVSMIPALLLSTATGIIVTRSATEGDMGTDLLAQLGRFKQPVRIAGGAALALCFLPGLPKLPFFIIGVAFLLMAARLTDEPEVDEDAEAAAAAAELEPAPDSPEAIAEKMRVDPLELEVAFDLVDLVDTARGGDLLDRVKALRRKVAMETGLVIPLVRTRDNLELPSSQYVIWLNGVPVAKGSSPAGTVLAIGDGLDGLPGRPTREPVFGLAAKWVPAELQRAAEMAGATVVDRSSVITTHLAEVVRQNAADLLGREDVRLLVEMVRRSHPVVVEELTPALLTLGEVQRVLHALLGEGVSIRDLVRIFEALSVRAKHSTDLDGLVEAARTALGSAISQPYVTPDERLHVFTLEPGFEQRLLEAVRQTEAGAVLALDAGTVDALVHGCSGLLEDAERSGLSPVLVCSPQVRAALARLMRQILPRLPVISYAEVSRTAQIETLGVVSGAVAIR, from the coding sequence GTGAAGGGCCTGGGGAAGGCCGCCGTCCCGATCGGCGTCGTGTCGATCGTCCTCATGCTGGTCGTGCCCCTGCCGGCCGCGCTGCTGGACCTGCTGCTCGGGCTCAACATCACCGTCTCGCTGCTGATCCTGCTGGTCGCCATGCAGATCAGGAAGCCGCTGGACTTCGCGGTCTTCCCGTCGCTGCTGCTCGTCGCGACGCTGTTCCGCCTCTCGCTGAACGTCTCGTCCACCCGCCTGGTCCTCACCGACGGCTACGCCGGCAAGGTCATCGAGGCCTTCGGGCACTTCGTGATCGGCGGCTCGCTGATCGTCGGCCTGGTCGTCTTCCTCATCCTCACGATCGTGCAGTTCGTGGTCATCACCAACGGTGCCGGCCGCGTGGCGGAGGTCGGGGCCCGCTTCACCCTCGACGCCATGCCCGGCAAGCAGATGGCCATCGACGCCGACCTGAACGCCGGGCTGATCAACGAGGCGCAGGCCCGCAGGCGCCGCCACGAGGTCACCGCCGAGGCCGACTTCTACGGGTCGATGGACGGCGCCAGCAAGTTCGTCAAGGGCGACGCGATCGCCGGCATCGTCGTCACGCTGGTGAACCTCATCGGCGGGTTCGCGATCGGGGTCATGCAGCGCGGCATGGCGCCCGGCGAGGCCGTCTCCACGTTCTCGCTGCTGACCGTGGGTGACGGCCTGGTCTCCATGATCCCGGCCCTGCTGCTGTCCACCGCGACCGGCATCATCGTCACGCGCTCGGCCACCGAGGGCGACATGGGCACCGACCTGCTGGCCCAGCTCGGGCGCTTCAAGCAGCCGGTGCGGATCGCCGGCGGCGCGGCGCTGGCCCTCTGCTTCCTCCCCGGCCTGCCGAAGCTGCCGTTCTTCATCATCGGCGTCGCCTTCCTCCTGATGGCCGCGCGCCTGACCGACGAGCCGGAGGTCGACGAGGACGCCGAGGCCGCCGCGGCCGCCGCCGAGCTCGAGCCGGCGCCCGACTCGCCCGAGGCGATCGCCGAGAAGATGCGGGTCGACCCGCTGGAGCTCGAGGTCGCCTTCGACCTCGTCGACCTGGTCGACACCGCCCGCGGCGGCGACCTGCTCGACCGGGTCAAGGCACTGCGCCGGAAGGTCGCCATGGAGACCGGTCTGGTGATCCCCCTGGTGCGCACCCGCGACAACCTCGAGCTCCCGTCGTCGCAGTACGTGATCTGGCTCAACGGTGTCCCCGTGGCCAAGGGCAGCTCCCCCGCGGGCACCGTGCTGGCCATCGGCGACGGTCTGGACGGCCTGCCGGGCAGGCCCACCCGCGAACCGGTGTTCGGCCTGGCGGCCAAGTGGGTGCCGGCCGAGCTGCAGCGCGCCGCCGAGATGGCCGGCGCGACCGTCGTCGATCGTTCGTCGGTCATCACCACGCACCTGGCCGAGGTCGTCCGGCAGAACGCCGCGGACCTCCTCGGTCGCGAGGACGTCCGTCTGCTCGTGGAGATGGTGCGCCGCTCGCACCCCGTCGTCGTCGAGGAACTGACCCCTGCGCTGCTCACCCTGGGAGAGGTGCAACGCGTGTTGCACGCGTTGCTCGGCGAGGGTGTGTCGATCCGCGACCTGGTCCGCATCTTCGAGGCACTCTCTGTACGTGCCAAGCACTCGACCGACCTCGACGGCCTCGTCGAGGCGGCCCGGACGGCGCTCGGTTCGGCGATCAGCCAGCCGTACGTCACGCCGGACGAGCGCCTGCACGTGTTCACGCTCGAGCCCGGGTTCGAGCAGCGGCTGCTGGAGGCCGTCCGCCAGACCGAGGCCGGCGCCGTCCTGGCGCTCGACGCCGGCACGGTGGACGCCCTCGTCCACGGCTGCAGCGGCCTGCTCGAGGACGCCGAGCGCTCGGGCCTCTCGCCCGTCCTCGTCTGCTCTCCGCAGGTCCGCGCCGCCCTCGCGCGCCTGATGCGCCAG
- a CDS encoding EscU/YscU/HrcU family type III secretion system export apparatus switch protein, translated as MAKDGPGGEKTEQPTPQRLKKARKDGQIPRTQELGTWLGVAAASGLLPMLVENAFEAVQQLFVHVGSVVKHPEASSVTALLGKALMAFLTTLLPTAIAMMLVGVVSSAAQGGVHVTGKPMKPTLKKLNPFPGIKRMFGTQGLWETAKALIKTAALGTVVIITSERAQALVSSAGALPLSAVAATFTDSAILMFRVVAVTGLVLAVADYVVVRKKMMKQLRMSKYEIQQEHKQAEGDPYMKAHRRGVQMAMSRNRMMSEVAEADVLLVNPTHVAVALKYDAAKGAPRVVAKGAGAVAAKLREKATEARVPLVQDVPLARALHASCELGQEVPPQLFTAVARVLAFVMHLDARGVRGGFHRPGFEAPDTTGLPKAGRRRTPTAA; from the coding sequence ATGGCCAAGGACGGTCCCGGTGGTGAGAAGACCGAGCAGCCCACTCCCCAGCGCCTGAAGAAGGCGCGCAAGGACGGGCAGATCCCGCGGACCCAGGAGCTGGGCACCTGGCTGGGCGTCGCGGCCGCCAGCGGGCTGCTGCCGATGCTGGTGGAGAACGCCTTCGAGGCGGTGCAGCAGCTGTTCGTGCACGTGGGCTCGGTGGTGAAGCACCCCGAGGCCTCCTCGGTCACCGCGCTGCTGGGCAAGGCGCTGATGGCCTTCCTGACGACGCTGCTCCCGACCGCGATCGCGATGATGCTCGTGGGGGTCGTCTCGTCGGCGGCCCAGGGCGGCGTGCACGTGACGGGCAAGCCGATGAAGCCCACGCTGAAGAAGCTCAACCCGTTCCCCGGCATCAAGCGGATGTTCGGCACCCAGGGCCTCTGGGAGACGGCGAAGGCGCTGATCAAGACCGCCGCCCTCGGGACGGTCGTCATCATCACCAGTGAACGGGCGCAGGCGCTGGTGTCCTCCGCGGGCGCGCTGCCGCTCTCGGCCGTGGCGGCCACGTTCACCGACTCGGCGATCCTGATGTTCCGCGTCGTCGCGGTCACCGGCCTGGTCCTGGCCGTCGCCGACTACGTCGTCGTGCGCAAGAAGATGATGAAGCAGCTCAGGATGAGCAAGTACGAGATCCAGCAGGAGCACAAGCAGGCCGAGGGCGACCCGTACATGAAGGCGCACCGCCGCGGGGTGCAGATGGCGATGTCGCGCAACCGGATGATGAGCGAGGTCGCCGAGGCCGACGTCCTGCTGGTCAATCCGACGCACGTCGCCGTCGCGCTCAAGTACGACGCCGCCAAGGGCGCGCCGCGCGTGGTGGCCAAGGGTGCTGGGGCGGTCGCGGCGAAGCTGCGGGAGAAGGCCACGGAGGCCCGCGTCCCGCTCGTCCAGGACGTCCCCCTGGCCCGGGCGCTGCACGCCTCCTGCGAACTCGGCCAGGAGGTCCCGCCGCAGCTGTTCACGGCGGTCGCGCGCGTGCTGGCCTTCGTCATGCACCTGGACGCGCGCGGCGTGCGTGGCGGGTTCCACCGCCCCGGGTTCGAGGCCCCGGACACCACCGGGCTGCCCAAGGCCGGCCGACGCCGGACCCCCACCGCCGCCTGA
- the fliR gene encoding flagellar biosynthetic protein FliR, translated as MDLSVPAVTLAALLLGTARAAGFVLLAPPFNSRVIPGAVKGALALALAVLLSTQIAATLPEPTAGFLLVAAVTEVVIGAGLGFVVQVLFTAVQMAGDILDVAGGFSLQPGYDPLSMTQNSSLGKLHYLLATTLLFTSGGHLLMVKGFATSYEGLPVGGDVPTDQLAVVLITAFSMMFLAALQIAGPMVAVLLLADVALALLSRAAPALNVFSLGFPVKIMLTLAMLGLTFPLLPPALDSLLEHGARAMISLRSG; from the coding sequence GTGGACCTCTCGGTCCCGGCGGTCACCCTCGCCGCCCTCCTCCTCGGTACGGCGCGTGCCGCCGGCTTCGTCCTGCTGGCCCCGCCGTTCAACTCCCGGGTCATCCCGGGGGCGGTCAAGGGCGCCCTGGCCCTGGCGCTGGCGGTCCTGCTGTCCACCCAGATCGCCGCCACGCTGCCCGAGCCGACCGCCGGGTTCCTCCTGGTCGCCGCCGTGACCGAGGTCGTCATCGGGGCCGGCCTCGGCTTCGTCGTGCAGGTGCTGTTCACGGCGGTGCAGATGGCCGGCGACATCCTCGACGTCGCCGGTGGCTTCTCGCTGCAGCCGGGCTACGACCCGCTGTCGATGACGCAGAACAGCTCGCTGGGCAAGCTGCACTACCTGCTGGCCACCACGCTGCTGTTCACCAGCGGCGGGCACCTGCTGATGGTCAAGGGTTTCGCGACCTCCTACGAGGGGCTCCCCGTGGGCGGTGACGTACCCACCGACCAGCTGGCCGTGGTGCTCATCACCGCCTTCTCCATGATGTTCCTCGCCGCGCTGCAGATCGCCGGGCCCATGGTCGCGGTGCTGCTGCTCGCCGACGTCGCACTGGCCCTGCTCAGCCGGGCCGCGCCCGCCCTCAACGTCTTCTCCCTCGGTTTCCCGGTGAAGATCATGCTGACCCTGGCGATGCTGGGCCTCACCTTCCCCCTGCTCCCCCCGGCCCTGGACAGCCTGCTCGAGCACGGCGCCCGGGCCATGATCTCCCTGCGCAGCGGCTGA
- the fliQ gene encoding flagellar biosynthesis protein FliQ, whose translation MSDADVTDIAAQTMMIAAKVAAPILLTALLVGFLISLFQAATQIQEATLSFVPKMIAVAIALLVTGNWVLSELVSFTHALFDQLPALLDRT comes from the coding sequence ATGAGCGACGCCGACGTCACCGACATCGCGGCGCAGACGATGATGATCGCCGCGAAGGTCGCCGCGCCGATCCTGCTGACCGCGCTGCTCGTGGGCTTCCTGATCTCGCTGTTCCAGGCCGCGACCCAGATCCAGGAGGCCACGCTCTCCTTCGTCCCCAAGATGATCGCCGTCGCCATCGCCCTGCTGGTCACCGGGAACTGGGTGCTCTCCGAGCTGGTCAGCTTCACCCACGCCCTGTTCGACCAGCTGCCGGCGCTGCTCGACCGGACGTAG
- the fliP gene encoding flagellar type III secretion system pore protein FliP (The bacterial flagellar biogenesis protein FliP forms a type III secretion system (T3SS)-type pore required for flagellar assembly.) has translation MSAPVRPLRRPDRETRRRAAVVLLLGLLATAVAVLLADPASAAPTAPTAPTDPTAPTVDGAVDISIGNGSPSSSITLILAITVLSVAPSVLLLATSFTKIIVVLGLTRNALGMATSPPNQVLTGIALFLTLFVMGPVFSDINEVAVQPYMDGAMSVSQAYDVGVVPLREFLLDNTRQDELKLMIGLSGEEPPADATQVSMTTLIPAFVLSELKSAFIIGLVIFIPFLVLDMLVSAALMSLGMMMVPPTIVSLPFKLLLFVVVDGWALITTALVGSYGGGG, from the coding sequence ATGAGCGCACCCGTGCGCCCGCTGCGGCGCCCCGACCGGGAGACCCGCCGCCGCGCCGCCGTCGTGCTGCTGCTGGGCCTGCTCGCCACGGCGGTCGCGGTCCTGCTCGCCGACCCCGCGTCGGCCGCCCCCACCGCGCCCACCGCGCCCACCGACCCGACCGCGCCCACGGTCGACGGCGCCGTCGACATCTCCATCGGCAACGGCTCGCCGTCCAGCTCGATCACGCTGATCCTCGCGATCACCGTGCTGTCGGTCGCGCCGTCGGTGCTGCTGCTGGCCACCTCCTTCACCAAGATCATCGTGGTCCTGGGCCTCACCCGGAACGCGCTCGGCATGGCGACGTCGCCGCCGAACCAGGTGCTCACCGGCATCGCCCTGTTCCTCACGCTGTTCGTGATGGGGCCGGTGTTCTCCGACATCAACGAGGTCGCCGTCCAGCCCTACATGGACGGGGCGATGTCGGTCTCGCAGGCCTACGACGTCGGCGTCGTGCCGCTGCGCGAGTTCCTGCTCGACAACACCCGGCAGGACGAGCTCAAGCTCATGATCGGGCTGTCCGGCGAGGAACCCCCGGCCGACGCCACCCAGGTCAGCATGACCACCCTGATCCCGGCGTTCGTGCTGTCGGAGCTGAAGAGCGCCTTCATCATCGGGCTGGTCATCTTCATCCCGTTCCTGGTGCTGGACATGCTCGTCAGCGCCGCGCTCATGTCGCTCGGCATGATGATGGTCCCGCCGACCATCGTGTCGCTGCCGTTCAAGCTGCTGCTCTTCGTCGTCGTCGACGGCTGGGCGCTGATCACGACCGCGCTGGTCGGCTCGTACGGGGGTGGCGGCTGA
- a CDS encoding flagellar biosynthetic protein FliO, whose product MTWMIIRLFLSLALIGGVLWFAARLAKKRGLGQGNGLIEVVARQRMGRTSSVNVVRIADVVLVIGATEEQVTLLAEVDADAVDAVLGERRAPARLHAAAEPADGAPAVPVPAARASSEGVLAGSVLDRNGWGSLVDGLRERTVRRS is encoded by the coding sequence ATGACGTGGATGATCATCCGGCTGTTCCTGTCCCTCGCCCTGATCGGCGGCGTCCTCTGGTTCGCCGCCCGGCTGGCCAAGAAGCGGGGCCTGGGGCAGGGCAACGGCCTGATCGAGGTCGTCGCCCGCCAGCGGATGGGGCGCACCAGCAGCGTCAACGTGGTGCGGATCGCCGACGTCGTCCTGGTCATCGGTGCCACGGAGGAGCAGGTCACGCTGCTGGCCGAGGTCGACGCGGACGCCGTGGACGCCGTCCTGGGTGAGCGCCGCGCCCCCGCCCGGCTGCACGCCGCGGCGGAGCCGGCCGACGGCGCCCCGGCCGTGCCGGTGCCCGCCGCCCGCGCCTCCTCCGAGGGCGTGCTGGCGGGGTCGGTCCTGGACCGCAACGGCTGGGGGTCGCTCGTCGACGGGCTCCGCGAGCGGACGGTCCGCCGTTCATGA
- the fliN gene encoding flagellar motor switch protein FliN encodes MTAPRTDSQDSQTVTAVVAAAARAAAALVPSTSALTAGAPVSDPDTVPLPPAAAVAVTAGLSGEVSGDVVLVVSGDVVDALENSPVGQMDVASALRPALEAAAATLGRVRVASERTEEPVAALDGLRDKGMFVAVPLLADGEHQATLALQVTLPATRNQRGSLELLRHVAMEVTVEIGRTRMTVQELLSLHPGEVVELDRAASAPADLLVNGTLIARGEVVVVDEDFGLRISEIVTDAAELGQAAS; translated from the coding sequence ATGACCGCGCCCCGCACCGACTCGCAGGACTCCCAGACCGTCACCGCGGTCGTCGCCGCGGCGGCCCGCGCCGCAGCTGCGCTGGTCCCCTCCACCTCCGCGCTGACCGCCGGCGCCCCGGTGAGCGACCCCGACACCGTCCCCCTTCCGCCCGCCGCCGCCGTCGCGGTGACCGCGGGCCTCTCCGGCGAGGTCTCCGGTGACGTCGTCCTCGTCGTCTCCGGCGACGTCGTCGACGCCCTGGAGAACTCCCCCGTCGGCCAGATGGACGTCGCCTCCGCGCTCCGCCCCGCCCTGGAGGCCGCCGCGGCCACGCTCGGCCGGGTGCGGGTCGCCTCGGAGCGGACCGAGGAGCCGGTCGCCGCCCTGGACGGGCTGCGCGACAAGGGCATGTTCGTCGCCGTCCCGCTCCTGGCCGACGGCGAGCACCAGGCCACCCTCGCCCTGCAGGTCACCCTGCCCGCGACCCGGAACCAGCGCGGCAGCCTCGAACTGCTCCGCCACGTGGCCATGGAGGTCACCGTCGAGATCGGACGCACCCGGATGACCGTGCAGGAGCTGCTCTCGCTGCACCCCGGCGAGGTCGTCGAGCTCGACCGCGCGGCCAGCGCCCCGGCCGACCTGCTGGTCAACGGCACGCTGATCGCCCGCGGCGAGGTGGTCGTCGTCGACGAGGACTTCGGGTTGCGGATCAGCGAGATCGTGACCGATGCCGCCGAACTCGGTCAGGCGGCGTCATGA
- a CDS encoding flagellar motor switch protein FliM: protein MTTPETGPAPAAAPAPAAAPVTTAPPGSRSRRGEPRTYDFRRPTKLSREHVRVMQIAQEAFARQATTILTTFLRTGARVELLGIEQFSYDDYVGTLPNPTFISTFTMEPLTGKGLLAFPLDIAMSMVDHMLGGSGAATQPNRPMTAMETSLTNHLLERLLDEFAASLSSVTNIQPVLTGREYNPQLAQAAAGSDTVMVATYDMAVGSREGEATVVLPFSSFAQALNNAASPQLSESALRKRQRAREALAARLNLVPVDVSVRFAPLTVSSSDLLSLAVDDVLLLRHPRDSPLEVTTNDTTFAYAIASNHRRRLAASIVPTPHAPHAAKDSA from the coding sequence GTGACCACCCCCGAGACCGGACCGGCCCCGGCCGCCGCGCCGGCCCCGGCAGCCGCCCCCGTGACCACCGCTCCCCCGGGCAGCCGCAGCCGGCGCGGGGAGCCGCGCACCTACGACTTCCGCCGCCCCACGAAGCTCTCCCGCGAGCACGTGCGGGTCATGCAGATCGCGCAGGAGGCGTTCGCCCGCCAGGCGACGACGATCCTGACGACGTTCCTCCGGACCGGCGCCCGCGTGGAGCTGCTCGGCATCGAGCAGTTCTCCTACGACGACTACGTCGGGACGCTGCCCAACCCCACCTTCATCTCCACGTTCACCATGGAGCCGCTCACCGGCAAGGGCCTGCTGGCCTTTCCGCTGGACATCGCGATGTCGATGGTCGACCACATGCTCGGCGGCTCCGGTGCCGCGACGCAGCCGAACCGGCCGATGACGGCGATGGAGACCTCCCTCACCAACCACCTGCTGGAGCGGCTGCTCGACGAGTTCGCCGCCTCGCTGTCCTCGGTCACCAACATCCAGCCGGTCCTCACCGGCCGGGAGTACAACCCGCAGCTCGCCCAGGCCGCCGCCGGCTCGGACACCGTCATGGTGGCCACCTACGACATGGCCGTCGGCAGCCGCGAGGGCGAGGCGACGGTCGTGCTGCCCTTCTCGTCCTTCGCCCAGGCCCTCAACAACGCGGCGTCCCCGCAGTTGTCGGAGTCCGCCCTCCGCAAGCGCCAGCGTGCTCGTGAGGCGCTGGCCGCCCGGCTGAACCTGGTACCGGTCGACGTCAGCGTCCGATTCGCGCCGCTCACCGTCTCCTCGTCCGACCTCCTCTCCCTCGCCGTCGACGACGTGCTGCTGCTCCGTCACCCGCGGGACAGCCCGCTGGAGGTCACCACCAACGACACGACGTTCGCCTACGCGATCGCCAGCAACCACCGACGCCGGCTGGCCGCCTCCATCGTCCCCACCCCGCACGCTCCGCACGCCGCGAAGGACTCCGCATGA
- the fliL gene encoding flagellar basal body-associated FliL family protein produces MSKKDKNAPAEGEETEGTGGKKKLFLMLAVVLLAGAGAAYFFLFAGSGEAEAAAPEHGGYTALEPIAVNLAGGGYLKIGITLDYTVEAAAGGHGGGGVDGAKAYDAIISTFSQANPADVTNARDALKESLEQKIIEAYTTDGVPMVMGIYYTEYVTQ; encoded by the coding sequence ATGAGCAAGAAGGACAAGAACGCCCCCGCGGAGGGCGAGGAGACCGAGGGCACGGGCGGCAAGAAGAAGCTGTTCCTGATGCTGGCCGTCGTCCTGCTCGCCGGGGCCGGTGCCGCGTACTTCTTCCTCTTCGCCGGATCGGGCGAGGCGGAGGCCGCGGCACCGGAGCACGGCGGCTACACCGCGCTGGAGCCCATCGCGGTGAACCTCGCCGGCGGTGGCTACCTGAAGATCGGCATCACCCTGGACTACACGGTCGAGGCCGCCGCCGGCGGCCACGGCGGTGGCGGCGTCGACGGCGCCAAGGCCTACGACGCGATCATCTCCACCTTCTCGCAGGCGAACCCCGCCGACGTCACCAACGCCCGGGACGCGCTGAAGGAGTCCCTGGAGCAGAAGATCATCGAGGCCTACACCACCGACGGGGTCCCGATGGTCATGGGCATCTACTACACGGAGTACGTCACCCAATGA
- a CDS encoding flagellar motor protein MotB, protein MSGGGHGGRRRAKKHEEEEHENHERWMVSYADMMTLLFVLFVVLFAMSQVDQAKFAALAKGLAQTLGTPVSVQTSATPEGAVLDGLPGVIDIASAMPPDTTVQQAEVDAAAAEAAMQRAERIAAEAAAAYDELAAARARIEAALAAAGHAGAARYEIDERGLVVHIVADAVLFDAERAVLRPEGAAILDAIAPTLTGLPNQMAVEGHANHLAVTPGGMWPSNWELSAYRATTVVRHLGGRGVPQPRMSANGYSSTRPLVPESDPTAISVNRRVDIVVLSTASAEANALLPGLAAADQGVTE, encoded by the coding sequence ATGAGCGGCGGCGGCCACGGCGGCCGCCGCCGGGCCAAGAAGCACGAGGAAGAGGAGCACGAGAACCACGAGCGGTGGATGGTGTCCTACGCGGACATGATGACGCTGCTGTTCGTGCTGTTCGTGGTGCTCTTCGCCATGAGCCAGGTCGACCAGGCCAAGTTCGCCGCCCTGGCCAAGGGGCTCGCGCAGACCCTCGGCACCCCCGTCAGCGTGCAGACCAGCGCCACCCCCGAGGGCGCGGTGCTCGACGGGCTGCCCGGTGTCATCGACATCGCCTCGGCGATGCCGCCGGACACCACGGTGCAGCAGGCCGAGGTCGACGCGGCCGCCGCGGAGGCCGCGATGCAGCGCGCCGAGCGAATCGCCGCCGAGGCCGCGGCCGCCTACGACGAGCTGGCCGCGGCCCGCGCCAGGATCGAGGCGGCGCTGGCCGCGGCCGGTCACGCCGGTGCGGCCCGCTACGAGATCGACGAGCGCGGGCTGGTCGTGCACATCGTGGCCGACGCGGTCCTGTTCGACGCCGAGCGCGCCGTCCTGCGCCCGGAGGGGGCCGCGATCCTCGACGCGATCGCCCCCACCCTGACCGGGCTGCCCAACCAGATGGCCGTCGAAGGACACGCCAACCACCTGGCCGTCACCCCCGGGGGGATGTGGCCGTCCAACTGGGAGCTGTCGGCCTACCGCGCCACGACCGTGGTGCGCCATCTGGGCGGCCGCGGCGTCCCGCAGCCCCGGATGTCGGCCAACGGCTACTCGTCGACCCGGCCGCTGGTGCCCGAGTCCGACCCCACCGCCATCTCGGTGAACCGCCGGGTCGACATCGTCGTCCTGTCCACCGCCTCGGCAGAGGCCAACGCACTGCTGCCCGGCCTCGCCGCCGCCGACCAGGGAGTGACCGAATGA
- a CDS encoding MotA/TolQ/ExbB proton channel family protein translates to MDPATLIGFVVSLVALLVFMVMEGADPMSLIFLPAIILVVVATFGAAMSGQTMDDLKKMPGWFKMALTPAKVPPPTDQIQTLVSLAEKARKEGLLALEAQVKAIEDPFLRRGLQMGIDGTDPEELRAVLESEISAKKTEDKVAAKFMNTMGGYAPTIGIVGCIVGLMNVMGNLNNPESLGPMIAAAFIATLWGVMAANFWFLPMGAKILRVSELQAAQMELLVEGIAEIQAGTSPRAVRLKLNSLIPPSELAKEAA, encoded by the coding sequence GTGGATCCGGCCACCCTGATCGGATTCGTCGTCTCGCTCGTCGCCCTCCTGGTCTTCATGGTCATGGAGGGCGCCGACCCGATGTCGCTGATCTTCCTCCCGGCGATCATCCTGGTCGTCGTCGCCACCTTCGGCGCGGCGATGTCCGGCCAGACGATGGACGACCTCAAGAAGATGCCGGGCTGGTTCAAGATGGCCCTGACGCCGGCCAAGGTGCCGCCGCCGACCGACCAGATCCAGACCCTGGTGAGCCTCGCGGAGAAGGCCCGCAAGGAGGGCCTGCTGGCGCTGGAGGCGCAGGTCAAGGCGATCGAGGACCCGTTCCTGCGGCGCGGCCTGCAGATGGGCATCGACGGCACCGACCCCGAGGAGCTGCGCGCGGTCCTGGAGAGCGAGATCTCGGCGAAGAAGACCGAGGACAAGGTCGCCGCCAAGTTCATGAACACGATGGGCGGCTACGCCCCGACCATCGGCATCGTCGGCTGCATCGTCGGCCTCATGAACGTCATGGGGAACCTCAACAACCCCGAGTCGCTCGGCCCGATGATCGCCGCCGCGTTCATCGCGACGCTGTGGGGCGTCATGGCCGCGAACTTCTGGTTCCTGCCGATGGGCGCGAAGATCCTCCGGGTCAGCGAGCTGCAGGCCGCGCAGATGGAGCTGCTCGTCGAGGGGATCGCCGAGATCCAGGCCGGCACCAGCCCGCGGGCGGTCCGCCTGAAGCTCAACTCGCTGATCCCGCCGAGCGAGCTCGCCAAGGAGGCGGCGTGA
- a CDS encoding flagellar FlbD family protein, with amino-acid sequence MIRVTRLNGDQFALNPDLIEKVEGHPDTVAFLADGTKYVVKESVDEVLQEIREYRAGILALSYEMDRGTYRPAPPQHHPSDSSVVPFPTREER; translated from the coding sequence GTGATCCGAGTGACGCGCCTGAACGGCGACCAGTTCGCGCTGAACCCCGACCTCATCGAGAAGGTCGAGGGCCACCCGGACACGGTGGCCTTCCTCGCGGACGGCACCAAGTACGTGGTGAAGGAGAGCGTGGACGAGGTGCTCCAGGAGATCCGCGAGTACCGCGCCGGCATCCTCGCCCTGTCCTACGAGATGGACCGGGGCACCTACCGCCCGGCACCCCCTCAGCACCACCCGAGCGACTCGTCGGTCGTGCCCTTCCCGACCCGAGAGGAGCGCTGA